The DNA region CCTCGAGCGCGACATACGACATCATCACCCGTCGCTCGGGGAGGCCGAAGACATCGGTGCCCCGCAGGAGCGCCGCGACCGTCCGTCCCCACCCTGCGAGCAGTCCGGGTGCCAGCAACGCGCGCCGCACCGACCGCGACATCTCCGCTCGCTCGGCGAGGAGCATCCGCACAGCGTGGTCGCGCACAGCGTACGCTGCCATCGACCAGCCGTCCTGCGCAGTGACCGGCGGCTCGGGTGGTTCGGTATCGACGACCGGGAGGCCAAGGGCGTGCATCTCTTCCCAGACGCGGCGCCATTCATCCTGCCAGAAATCAGTCATCAGGTCGGCGGCCGGACTGACCGCCGCCAGTCGCGCCGCGCACGCCAGCGGCTCCTCGTCGCCAAGTTCGGCCGCAGCCGCCACGAGCGAACGTTCGACACCGCCGCGCCGCAGCTCGAGGAGTCGAAAGGTCCCCTTGATGCCGAGCGGCTCGCTCACGAGGTGTGACAGGCACGCCTCGAGGGGCCCCGTTCCCCAGCCATAGGCGCCGCCTTCGCGCTCCGCGCCGTGCAGCCAGGCGCGATGCTCGCCGATCGCCACCAGCGCCGGTTGCACAGCCGCATCGTCGAGCCGCTCGGTCGCGGCATCGAGCGGGCCATCCGCGTCGAGCGCCGTCTCGCGCCGCGCCTGCGCCACGATCATCGGTGGCGCGGGCCGGGCGTCTTCCCTGAGCGACGCGAGAAAGCCGGGCACCGCGGCCACCCGATCGCGCAACGCCGCTTCGCATCGCGCATCGAAGTCCTCGCCCATCAGCGCAGTGAGCGCCGCATCGAGGTGCGCCAGCGGCAAGGCGGGATTGGATGTCTCGCAGCAGAGTGCGGCTTCGGCAAGGGAGATATCGCTGCGAATGGTATCGAGGAGCATCGTGCGATCGATTTCGTCGTCGATCATTTCGACCGTCTCGAGATCCTCGATCGCATTGGCTACGCTCTTGAGCGCGGCGACGTGCGCCTTCTGCGCCAGCGCGTCGAAGCGACCGAGCCGGTGACGGCACTCCGGCGGCGCATTCTCCGGATAGCGGAACGGGTCGATGTGGCGCGCCAGATCGAGATACGATGCAAGCAGCGGTTCGAGCTCGCTCACGCGCGCCCCGCAATCTCGCTGTGCGCACCGATCGTCCCCGACCCGGTGAAGTCGGCGATCTTCACCTTATCGCCGAGCATCGCGTGCGTCAGCGTCGAACGCTCGATGGTGCATCCCGGGCCGACGATCGCGTGCGCTACCGCGGCGTCGCGGACAGTGGTACCGGTTTCGAGTGTCACGTTCGGTCCGATGGTGCAGCGCTCCAGGGTGCAGCCAGCCTCGATCAGCACCGGCTCGACCAGCCGTACATCGGCGCCGACCGCCGGGTGCTTCGCAGCACCCTGCTCGAGGAGGATCCCGTTGGTCTCGATCGTCGTCTCGAGCTGTCCACAGTCGTACCAGCCGCCGACCTCCGCCGTCCTGATCTTGCAGCCGCTGTCGATCATCTGCTGGAAGGCATCGGTGAGGTAGTACTCTCCCTTGTTCGGCGCGCTCGCGAGGACGTGATCGATCCCCTTCCAGAGCGCGTCGACGTTGCGGATGAAGTAGAGGCCGATGTTCGCCAGCTTCGAGATCGGCTCGCTCGGCTTCTCGACGATCTTCGTCATGTGGCCGTGCGAATCGGTCACCACCACGCC from Gemmatimonadales bacterium includes:
- a CDS encoding sugar phosphate nucleotidyltransferase; the protein is MQVIIPLAGKGTRLRPHTHLVPKPMLKVAGRPVIDWVMDRLEGLHVEELIFITGHLKGQVEQYAREHYTIPSRFVEQTVQDGTAGAVNLARPFVHGPVMIIFVDTVFEADLSLAERTDDDGIIWAKEVEDYQRFGVVVTDSHGHMTKIVEKPSEPISKLANIGLYFIRNVDALWKGIDHVLASAPNKGEYYLTDAFQQMIDSGCKIRTAEVGGWYDCGQLETTIETNGILLEQGAAKHPAVGADVRLVEPVLIEAGCTLERCTIGPNVTLETGTTVRDAAVAHAIVGPGCTIERSTLTHAMLGDKVKIADFTGSGTIGAHSEIAGRA